GAAGGCGAAGGTGCTGTAGAAGAAAATTCCTTCTAGGATGAGATCCGCTACCAGCGCATGGAAAAAGGTTTGTTTTGATGGATTATCACGGAACTCTTGATAAATATCGGAGATAAACTGATTACGCTCCAGTAGAACCGGATCCTTCTTCCAATATTCAAAAATCTCTTTCTGTTCACTATCCGACACAATAGAGGATAGAACATAGGAATAGGATTGGTTATGCACTACTTCCTGTTGTCCAATAATGGCAGAGATAGCTTCCAGTGAGGAGTCGGTAAAATAACGCTTCACGTCGCCGACGAACATCGTCTGCATCGAATCTAGCACGGCGAGCAGGGAGATATTAATCTTAAATACGCGTTGCTCTTCCGCATCCAGCATTGGGAATTGTTGCGCATCTTTGGACATTGGGATTTCATCCGCGATCCAGTGATTAAGCAGCAGTACCTTGTACAGCTTGTACATATGCGGCATGCGGATATCGTTCCAGTTCAGAATGCCTGAGCATTCACCGTCGATGATGCGTGTGGACTGGTTAGGTGCTTCAGTATTAAAAATCTTTTGTAGTTGCATTTATTTTCCCTCCATTTTTTTGCGCGGGTAATCTTTCTTTGATGTCTTGTTCATAGAAAGACGGTGATGGAGTAACGGAGAGGAAGTTTGGAGCTGTAGGAGCGTCAGCGACCGCCTTTGTCATCGGATGTCATCCGCTAATAGCGGTAAAGATCAAGACATCTGATGACAACAGCGGCCGGAAGCCCAAACATTCCTCGCAGTTACGAAATTCATCATCGTTTTTCTATTCAGGGCACTAAGATAATTAACTAGCGCAAGAATCACACTCTTCTATTGTCAAAGCACGGCTACGCACATAATAAGTTGATTTCAATCCGCCCTTCCAGGCGTTTAGATGCAGCTCAAGGAACTCGGTAGCCTTGATGTCAGGACGAACATACAGGTTGAAGCTTTGACCTTGATCGACGTGACGCTGACGAGCAGAAGCCATGCGGATCGACCAGTTTTGGTCAATTGTAAACGCAGTTTTATAGTACCAAATCGTCTTGTCGGACAGATCCGGTGCTGGGTTAGCGATCTTGTAAGTTGTTTTCTCTTCATAGGAAAGCAGTTCATACAAAGGATCAATGCTGGCTGTGGAGCCGGCAATAATCGATGTTGAGCCGTTCGGTGCAATCGCGAACATCCATGCGTTACGAACACCGTCTTTAGCCACTTCTTCTTGCAGCTCGCGCCATTGTTCAGTGGTTACATATTTACCTTCTTGTTCACCGCTAACGTAACCACGTGAAGTAAAGTATGCACCTGTCTCCCAATCGGAACCGGCGAACTTCGGATAACGGCCTTTTTCACGGGCAAGCTCCATGCTCGAACGTACCAACAGGTAGTTGATGTGTTCATACAAATGGTTGTTATATTCTACGGCTTCATCAGATTCCCAACGAATGCCCTTGAGTGCCAATAGGTGATGCAAGCCGAATGTGCCGAGACCCACTGCGCGGTACTGGCTGTTCGTGTATTGTGCTTGCAGAACTTCAATATTATTAATGTCAATTACGTTGTCCAACATACGTACTTGGATAGGTACAAGTCTTTCCAGCACACCAGCTGGAATCGCACGTGCCAAGTGAATCGAATTCAGGTTACAGACTACGAAATCGCCAGGGATTTTGGAGATAACAATCCGGGTCTTGCCATCTTTGGTTACTAACTCTTCCTGTTCAATAACGGTAGCGGATTGATTCTGCATAATTTCTGTGCACAGGTTGGAAGAGAAGACCATACCTTGGTGACGGTTCGGGTTCGTCCGGTTAACCGTATCACGGTAGAACATATATGGAGTACCTGTTTCAAGCTGTGATTTCATAATCCGTTTCATGATGTCAATCGCAGGAACTGTAATACGGGACAATTCCAGATTAGCTGTTGCTTCAGCATACTTTTCACGGAAAGTGCCTTTCCCAAGCTCTTCATCGTAGAAGTCTTCCAGACCAAGCGGACGACCATTCTCATCCGTCCAGCCCATAACCTTCTTCACTTCATGTGGGCAGAAGAGGTTCCAATGGCTGCGCGATTCAACGGCTTCCATGAACAGATCCGGCAGGGTAACCCCGTGGAACACGTCATGTGCACGCATACGCTCGTCGCCGTTATTCAGCTTAAGATCGAGGAAAGCGAGAATATCTTTATGGAATACATCAAGGTAGACAGCGACAGCACCTTTACGTGTACCAAGCTGATCTACGCTGACTGCTGTATTGTTCAATTGGCGAATCCAAGGGATTACGCCGGAGCTAGTGTTTTTGTGACCACGGATATCCGAACCACGTGCCCGTACTTTACCAAGGTAGACGCCGATGCCGCCGCCCATTTTGCTAAGACGTGCTACGTCT
This Paenibacillus sp. FSL R5-0345 DNA region includes the following protein-coding sequences:
- a CDS encoding ribonucleotide-diphosphate reductase subunit beta: MQLQKIFNTEAPNQSTRIIDGECSGILNWNDIRMPHMYKLYKVLLLNHWIADEIPMSKDAQQFPMLDAEEQRVFKINISLLAVLDSMQTMFVGDVKRYFTDSSLEAISAIIGQQEVVHNQSYSYVLSSIVSDSEQKEIFEYWKKDPVLLERNQFISDIYQEFRDNPSKQTFFHALVADLILEGIFFYSTFAFFYNLARDQKMMATSQMISYIQRDENQHCYFFAEVFKQLLVDFPELNTKENMDYVYRTIDRAVELETNWAYYTLTNVRGIDLNELSDYIKYTANKRLTLMGMEKAYQGVDVNCMPWIKPFSDDALNATKTDFFEAKSRNYGKVGDDNGFDDL
- a CDS encoding ribonucleoside-diphosphate reductase subunit alpha; its protein translation is MPQFVVKPDNRQLAFDEKRLSVYADRILEGLDQLNKETLLRGVISKLRRDSVSGEEISNAFTMSALELVTKEEPTWKFAAARALLTTLYKKAAVHRRYKAYPEEPYGELYPLITDLVKKGIYREELLTHYTKEQIVELGGCIDYTRDLLFDYIGLLTLSDRYLAHDFDGRVMELPQERYMIIAMYLMHREPAEKRLELVKEAYWAMSNIYMTAATPTMSNAGKKVAGQLSSCFIDTVDDSLEGIFDSNTDVARLSKMGGGIGVYLGKVRARGSDIRGHKNTSSGVIPWIRQLNNTAVSVDQLGTRKGAVAVYLDVFHKDILAFLDLKLNNGDERMRAHDVFHGVTLPDLFMEAVESRSHWNLFCPHEVKKVMGWTDENGRPLGLEDFYDEELGKGTFREKYAEATANLELSRITVPAIDIMKRIMKSQLETGTPYMFYRDTVNRTNPNRHQGMVFSSNLCTEIMQNQSATVIEQEELVTKDGKTRIVISKIPGDFVVCNLNSIHLARAIPAGVLERLVPIQVRMLDNVIDINNIEVLQAQYTNSQYRAVGLGTFGLHHLLALKGIRWESDEAVEYNNHLYEHINYLLVRSSMELAREKGRYPKFAGSDWETGAYFTSRGYVSGEQEGKYVTTEQWRELQEEVAKDGVRNAWMFAIAPNGSTSIIAGSTASIDPLYELLSYEEKTTYKIANPAPDLSDKTIWYYKTAFTIDQNWSIRMASARQRHVDQGQSFNLYVRPDIKATEFLELHLNAWKGGLKSTYYVRSRALTIEECDSCAS